A stretch of the Porifericola rhodea genome encodes the following:
- a CDS encoding 3-hydroxybutyryl-CoA dehydrogenase codes for MKNICVIGAGTMGNGIAHVFAQFDYQVKLYDLNNDVLEQALKTVENNLERQVKKEILSEADKEKALSNISVSSQLEDCVKDIDLVVEAATENFEVKRKIFEQLDSLCAPQTILASNTSSISITKIAACTQRPEQIIGMHFMNPVPVMKLVEVIKGYATSEQVTKSIIELAESIQKVPLAVQDYPGFISNRVLMPMINEAIYSLYEGVAGVNEIDKIMELGMAHPMGPLKLADFIGLDVCLSILKVLYEGFGNPRYAPCPLLVNMVASGNLGVKTQQGFYDYQKSRKNPQIAAQFA; via the coding sequence ATGAAGAACATTTGTGTAATAGGTGCTGGTACCATGGGAAACGGAATTGCTCATGTATTTGCACAATTTGACTATCAGGTAAAGCTATACGATCTAAACAATGATGTACTGGAACAGGCCCTAAAAACAGTTGAAAATAATTTAGAGCGACAGGTGAAGAAAGAAATCTTAAGTGAAGCTGATAAAGAAAAAGCGCTTTCAAACATCAGTGTATCATCTCAGCTTGAAGATTGCGTTAAAGACATTGATTTGGTAGTAGAAGCTGCTACGGAAAATTTTGAAGTAAAGCGAAAGATTTTTGAACAGTTAGATTCACTTTGTGCTCCGCAAACTATTCTGGCCAGTAATACCTCTTCTATTTCAATAACTAAAATAGCAGCCTGTACTCAAAGGCCGGAGCAGATCATAGGTATGCACTTTATGAACCCGGTTCCGGTTATGAAGCTCGTTGAAGTTATTAAAGGTTATGCTACATCGGAGCAGGTTACAAAAAGTATTATAGAACTTGCAGAAAGCATTCAAAAAGTACCCTTAGCTGTACAGGATTATCCGGGATTTATTTCCAATAGGGTTTTGATGCCCATGATCAATGAAGCCATTTATAGCCTTTATGAAGGTGTAGCCGGAGTTAATGAAATTGATAAAATAATGGAGCTGGGTATGGCCCACCCTATGGGGCCTTTAAAACTGGCAGACTTTATTGGTCTAGATGTTTGCCTTTCCATCCTTAAAGTATTGTATGAAGGGTTTGGTAATCCACGTTATGCACCCTGTCCATTGTTAGTAAATATGGTTGCTTCAGGTAATCTGGGTGTTAAAACTCAACAGGGGTTTTACGACTACCAAAAAAGTAGAAAAAATCCCCAGATAGCGGCACAATTTGCCTAA